The proteins below are encoded in one region of Mangifera indica cultivar Alphonso chromosome 7, CATAS_Mindica_2.1, whole genome shotgun sequence:
- the LOC123220425 gene encoding GDSL esterase/lipase LTL1-like, translating to MAAAGSSVFILGLLITMGTVAPLAEARAFFVFGDSLVDNGNNNYLATTARADAYPYGIDYPTRRATGRFSNGLNIPDLISEQIGMEPTLPYLSPALTGQRLLVGANFASAGIGILNDTGFQFLNIIRITQQLEYFQQYQQRVTALIGAEQTQRLVNQALVLMTLGGNDFVNNYYLVPFSARSRQFALPDYVVYLISEYRKILVRLYELGARRVLVTGTGPLGCVPAELALHSRNGECAVELQQATGLFNPQLVQLINNLNSEIGSDVFIYANAFEMHTDFISDPQAYGFVTSKIACCGQGPYNGIGLCTAASNLCPNRDLYGFWDPFHPSEKANRIIINQIMTGSSKYMNPMNLSTIMALDSRV from the exons ATGGCAGCAGCTGGCTCCTCAGTGTTCATTTTAGGCCTGTTAATCACAATGGGGACTGTTGCTCCTCTTGCTGAGGCTAGGGCTTTCTTCGTGTTCGGCGACTCGCTTGTTGATAATGGCAACAATAACTACCTTGCCACCACTGCACGGGCTGATGCTTACCCTTATGGCATTGACTATCCCACTCGCAGAGCAACTGGTCGTTTCTCTAATGGGCTCAACATTCCTGATCTTATCA GTGAGCAAATTGGCATGGAACCTACATTGCCATACTTGAGCCCTGCGCTCACTGGACAGAGGCTTCTGGTTGGTGCCAACTTTGCTTCTGCAGGGATAGGAATTCTCAATGACACTGGATTCCAATTT CTGAACATTATTCGAATCACCCAGCAGTTGGAATATTTTCAGCAATACCAGCAGCGAGTGACTGCACTTATAGGAGCTGAGCAGACTCAGCGTCTTGTAAACCAAGCCCTTGTCCTAATGACTCTTGGCGGCAATGATTTCGTCAACAACTACTATTTGGTGCCCTTTTCTGCAAGATCTCGCCAGTTTGCTCTCCCTGATTACGTTGTGTACCTTATTTCTGAGTACCGCAAAATCCTAGTG AGGCTATATGAATTGGGAGCACGAAGGGTTTTGGTGACAGGGACTGGGCCTTTGGGTTGTGTCCCTGCAGAGCTGGCCCTGCATAGCAGAAATGGTGAATGTGCAGTGGAACTGCAACAAGCAACTGGGTTGTTCAACCCACAACTTGTCCAGTTGATAAACAATCTCAACAGTGAAATCGGATCGGATGTCTTCATTTATGCAAATGCTTTTGAAATGCACACGGACTTCATCAGTGACCCTCAAGCATATG GGTTTGTGACATCAAAGATAGCATGTTGCGGCCAAGGACCATACAATGGCATTGGCCTCTGCACAGCCGCTTCAAACTTGTGCCCAAACAGAGATTTGTATGGATTTTGGGATCCATTTCATCCATCAGAGAAGGCCAACAGAATTATTATAAACCAGATCATGACTGGCTCTAGCAAGTACATGAATCCGATGAATCTCAGCACCATCATGGCTTTAGATTCCAGGGTTTGA